The Triticum dicoccoides isolate Atlit2015 ecotype Zavitan chromosome 6A, WEW_v2.0, whole genome shotgun sequence genome has a window encoding:
- the LOC119318085 gene encoding triacylglycerol lipase OBL1-like, with protein sequence MASDGDGVHGGGGGFCNSDFMELRPEKGGVRDLLHLLWSPNVAENDAVDCPTGTEIESARRRWAVFVSLVAQMVLLWAKRPVALLGRAAEYWMNLLNENGGGVLPLLANALHGKVKMPDRASLNYRSCIGLLDTRVELDKKIKPGDSNYHAALSIMAAKLAYENELVISSVVQNHWHMEFLGFYNCWNDYEEDYTTQAFMLADAPAPDATLAVVAFCGTKPFDTEQWCTDVDFSWYQLPGAGAGCRVHGGFMKALGLQRRGGGWPRDVADPTGAGNGRPFAYYAIREKLKRFLDGNPGARFAVAGHSLGGALAVLFPTVLALHGEEAVLGRLQGVYTFGQPRVGDERLGAFMAPHLENPSRYFRFVYCNDIVPRVPYDDSTLLFKHFGTCLYFDSFYRGQVTVEEPNKNYSVLAVAPKLVNAWWELARSFLIGYAEGPEYAEGWLMRLARVAALVMPGLPPHAPQDYVNATRLGAASLGPLELAEQPL encoded by the exons ATGGCCTCCGACGGCGATGGCGTCCACGGCGGAGGAGGAGGCTTCTGCAACAGCGACTTCATGGAGCTGCGGCCGGAGAAGGGCGGGGTGcgcgacctcctccacctcctgtgGTCGCCGAACGTCGCGGAGAACGACGCCGTGGACTGCCCCACGGGCACGGAGATCGAATCGGCGCGGCGGCGGTGGGCCGTGTTCGTGTCGCTGGTGGCGCAGATGGTGCTCCTGTGGGCGAAGCGGCCAGTGGCGCTGCTGGGGCGGGCGGCCGAGTACTGGATGAACCTCCTCAACGAGAACGGCGGCGGCGTCCTCCCGCTCCTCGCCAACGCCCTGCATG GGAAGGTGAAAATGCCAGACAGAGCGTCCCTGAACTACCGTTCCTGCATCGGGCTGCTCGACACGAGGGTCGAGCTGGACAAGAAGATCAAACCCGGGGACAGCAACTACCACGCCGCGCTGTCGATCATGGCGGCGAAGCTGGCCTACGAGAACGAGCTCGTCATCAGCAGCGTCGTGCAGAACCACTGGCACATGGAGTTCCTGGGCTTCTACAACTGCTGGAACG ACTATGAAGAGGACTATACGACGCAGGCGTTCATGCTGGCGGACGCGCCGGCGCCGGACGCGACGCTGGCGGTGGTGGCCTTCTGCGGCACCAAGCCGTTCGACACGGAGCAGTGGTGCACGGACGTGGACTTCTCCTGGTACCAGCTCCCGGGCGCCGGAGCCGGCTGCCGCGTCCACGGCGGCTTCATGAAGGCGCTGGGCCtgcagcggcgcggcggcggctggcCGAGGGACGTCGCCGACCCCACCGGCGCCGGCAACGGCAGGCCGTTCGCCTACTACGCCATCAGGGAGAAGCTCAAACGTTTCCTGGACGGCAACCCGGGCGCCAGGTTCGCGGTCGCCGGGCACAGCCTGGGTGGCGCGCTGGCCGTGCTGTTCCCGACCGTGCTGGCGCTGCACGGGGAGGAGGCCGTGCTGGGGAGGCTGCAGGGCGTGTACACGTTCGGGCAGCCCCGCGTGGGCGACGAGCGGCTCGGGGCCTTCATGGCGCCGCACCTCGAGAACCCCAGCCGGTACTTCAGGTTCGTCTACTGCAACGACATCGTGCCCCGTGTGCCCTACGACGACTCCACGCTCCTCTTCAAGCACTTCGGGACCTGCCTCTACTTCGACAGCTTCTACAGAGGACAG GTGACCGTGGAGGAGCCCAACAAGAACTACTCGGTGCTGGCCGTGGCGCCCAAGCTGGTGAACGCGTGGTGGGAGCTCGCCCGGAGCTTCCTCATCGGCTACGCGGAGGGGCCCGAGTACGCCGAGGGGTGGCTGATGCGGCTGGCCAGGGTCGCCGCGCTGGTGATGCCGGGGCTGCCACCGCACGCGCCGCAGGACTACGTCAACGCCACCAGGCTCGGGGCGGCGTCGCTCGGGCCGCTGGAGCTAGCCGAGCAGCCATTGTAA